TTCAGGGATCCAGGGTGGCGTGACGTTGAGCAGGTCCGAGATTTGGACGTTTCCGGTGGACAACATCGCCCGATGCTACGTGGGCCGACCGCGGCGGACGGTATTTCCTCCCGCGTACGGGGCGGGTCGCCGGATGAGTGAAAAGCCACCACGCCGGTGACCGGGGCGATGCCACCCAGCGCTGTGACCAGGCACTCGGCGTGCAGCCGGTCGCGTCGACCACCATCTGGTTGCCGTTTCGCTTGTCCGTCTCGACGCCCCGGATGAGTGTTTCAACGTGCGCGATCGTCACTTGATCGGCAGGCACACCGCGATATCCGCCGACGCGTGGCACGCTGTCGTCGTTCGGGCTCGACTCTGCCGTGGCGCAGATCGGCTTGGTGGAGGTGGGACGTGGGCGAAGTACTTGGTGTACGGCGCGGGCTCAAGGTCGGGGATCGAGTTCGATGCGTACGCTCAGCGGGCTGGTCGCGGCCGCTCCCGAGGCCTGGAGGCAGAGGCGGCGCCAGCGGTTGCCGCGGCTCAGGATCCGCATCCGCTCCGAAGGATCGTCGTCGTCGAGGATGTGCGCGGTGCCGCTGCGCCAACCGGTGCGCGACAAGCTGCCCTTGACCCGGACGCGGGGATTGGCCTCTATGTTTCGAATGTAGTCAGCGCTGCGTCCGTGCTGGGCGATGATCCAGAAGGTGTCGCCGTCGGTACCGTCGCACACCGGTGTGATTCGCGGTTGCGCAGTGCGCCGCCCTATTGTCTCCAGCAGGGCGTCGCCCGGAGGCGGGATACGCAGCGCGAAGGCAAGCTTGTCGAGCGGGTTGATTACCGACCGCTGAAGCCGATCAAAGCGCCGGCGCCTGGCGGCCGCCCCGGGACCGTCCCAGCGACCAGAGGCCTGATCGGTCTTGACCCTCCTCATATT
The sequence above is a segment of the Amycolatopsis sp. 2-15 genome. Coding sequences within it:
- a CDS encoding nitroreductase/quinone reductase family protein; the encoded protein is MRRVKTDQASGRWDGPGAAARRRRFDRLQRSVINPLDKLAFALRIPPPGDALLETIGRRTAQPRITPVCDGTDGDTFWIIAQHGRSADYIRNIEANPRVRVKGSLSRTGWRSGTAHILDDDDPSERMRILSRGNRWRRLCLQASGAAATSPLSVRIELDPRP